GAGGTCGGACGCCGTGGGCGGGGCGGCGAAGGCGTGGCGCCAGCGGACGACACCGGGACGCCGGGGATCGACGAGCTCGAGGTCGGTGTGCTGGTCCGAGCCGGCGAAGCCCTCGGCCTCCATGTCGCGCCGGGCCGCGCCGAGCATGTCGGACACCGCCTGGGGCGCCACGGGCCCGGTGACCAGGAGCGGGTAGTGGTGAGCGACGTCCAGGCTGCTCACGCCCAGGGCGCTGAACACGGCCGCGTGGTCGGGCACGAGCACCCGCCCGATCCCGGCGCGCCCGGCGATGCCGGCGGCGTGCAGGGGGCCTCCGCCGCCGTAGGCCACGAGCACGGCGTCGGCGGCGTCGACGCCCCGGCGGGCCAGGAGCGCGGACAACCCGTCGGCGATGACGGCCTCGGCCCGGTCGCGCACCCGGCGGGCGACCTCGCCGAGCTCGATCCCGGACGCGGCCGCGAGCGCGCCCAGGGCGACCTCGGCCCGTGCCCGGACCAGCGGGAGCCGACCGCCGTGGAACGCGTCGGCGTCGAGCAGGCCCAGCAGCAGGTTGGCGTCGGTCAGCGTCGCCTCGGCTCCCCCGCGGTCGAAGCACGCCGGGCCGGGATGCGCCCCGGCGCTACGAGGACCGAGCTGGAGGCCGGCACCGTCGGCCCAGGCGATCGACCCTCCCCCGATCGGCAGGGCGTCGACCGGCACCGAGGGCACGTGGGTGGGGACGAGGCCCACCGAGCCGGTCCAGGTCAGGCTCGACCCGTCGGACTCCGCCAGGCTCACGTCGGCGCTGGTGCCGCCGATGTCGAGGGTCACCGCGACCTTGCCCAGATCGCTGGTTGCGGCCGCCGCACCCCGCACGCCGGCGACCGGCCCCGAGTTGTAGGTGTGGACGGCCAGGGTCTTGGCGCTGCGCGCCAGCCCGGCGTGCCCGTGCACGAGCAGGAGCGGATGCCGAAGGCCACGGCGCCGCAGCTCCTCCTCGACCCGGTAGATGCTGCGGGCGAGGCGGTCGTGCACGAAGGCGTTGAGCGCGGCCGTGCCGGTGCGCTCGGCCGCCCCGGGCAGGGCGCTGAGCTCGCTGGCCAGGAACACCCGCACCGCGCCCAGGTAGTAGGGCGGATAGAGGCTGCGCACCGCGGCGCGCACCGCCCGTTCGGGCCCGGGATCGTGCCACGAGCCGTCGAGGCTGACGACCAGCGCCCGCGCTCCCCCGTCGAGCAGACGCTCGACGACCACGCGGGTGGCGTCGAGGTCGACGGGTGTCGCCACCCCGGCGACGAGCTCGGGGCGGACGATGCCGGCCTCGACCAGCGGCGCACCGTAGAGGTCGTGCTCGGCCCCGGCGCTCACGATCAGCCCGATGGCGGGGCCCCGCCGCTCGAGGATGGCGTTGGTGGCGATGGTCGACGAGAACCTGACCGCCAGGGCCTCCCGCAGCATCTCCTGCACCGGGAGGCCGAGCACACCGGCACCGGCGTCGATGCACTCCAGCATCCCGACGGTGAGGTCGTGCGGCGTGGTCAGGACCTTCACGCCGTGGGCGACCCCGTCCCGGGTGAACACACCGTCGGTGAAGGTGCCACCGGTGTCGATGTCGATCGTGAGGGTCACGCCACCGCGTCCCTTCGCTGACCGTGGACCTCGCGAGCCCGTGCCCGCAGGGCCTCCGCGTCCGTCGAGCGGGGCGACCATGGGGTGGTGACCACCGCCAATCCGCTGGGTACGCCCAGTGGAGCGGCGACCGCCACCCCCGCGCCCAACGGCCCGGCGGGCCCGCAGTCGACGGCGTCGACGCCCGCGTCGAGCGCGAACGAGGCGGCGGCGGGGCCGATCACCAGCGTGCGCGCGCCGTGGAAGGCCGCCATGCGCGCCAGCGTCCGGAAGCAGCCGGCCGACGACGGGTCCGGCCGGGGCTCGTCCAGGGCCAGCACGTCGACGCGGGTCTCGAGGGCGGCCCGGGCCAGGTCCTCGGCCGCCTCGTCGCGGTCGTCGGCGTCCCCCAGCCCCCGGCGCTCCGCCAGCAGGCAGGGGCCGGGCACGACGGCGACACGGTCACGGCGCCCAGCGGCGGCGGCCAGGCGGCGGAGCGCCTCCAGCGCGGGCGCGTCCAGGTCGTCGACCAGCACGACGACCGCGTCGGACTCGACCAGTTCGGCCGTGAGGCTCAGCGCCGAGACGAGCTCCGTCGGCGACGCCGCCATCGCGGTGACGTCGATCCCGGCCCGTTCGGCGGCCAGCTCCCACACCCACGGCAGGAACACCGGGCCGGCGGATCTCCCGCTCAGCGCTGCGTGGACCGCGCCCATTTGCCCCGTACCGACATGCACAACCTCCGTGGTGGGCTGACGATCTCAACGTACCGGAATTATAATTCCGGCGCTAGTCGAGGCCGTAGACGCGCGCCGCGTTGTCGTGCACGACCTTGCGCAACAGGTCGTCGGGGAGCGTCGCCAGGTTGGCGATGATCGTCTCCCTCGGCCCCAGGACGAACTCGAGGTCGTCGGCCGGGGTCAGGCTGGTCGGGTGCGGGTAGTCCGACTCGAACATGAAGTTGTCGGGATAGAGGTCGGCGAGCCGGGCGACGTCCTGCTCGAACCAGAAGCACCCGTAGATCTGCCGCCGGAAGTACTCCGAGGGCCGCAGCCAGTCCGGGTGGGTCCGGTGCAGGTTCTGGTTGACGAACTGCCAGTCGAGCGCCTCGATCAGATAGGGGATGAAGCCGATGCCGCTCTCCACCGACACGAACTTGAGCGTCGGGTACCGCTTGCACAGGCCGCTCATGATCAGCTCGGCGATGCACTGCATGTTGCCGGCGAACAGCGCGGCGGCGAACTTCACCCGGTCGAAGTCGCTGTGGTCGACGTCGAACTGCAGAGCGGGGTCGTCCGCGGGGTTGCCGCTGAAGCCCACGTGGAAGTTCACCGACCAGCCCATCTCCTCGGCACGCCGGAGGATGGGGTCCCAATGCATGTCCCGGAGCCGGGGAAGGCCGATCTGCTCGAACCGGAAGCCGAAGTTGAGGCCCTTGTGCCCCATCCCGTGGCAGCGCTCGAGCTCGGCGACCGACGCGTCCAGGTCCCAGAACGGCAGGTTGGCGAGGGGGATGAGCCGATCGGGCGCGACCGAGGAGAAGTCGGTCTGGAAGTCGTTGTAGGCGCGGTAGACGTCGATCCCGAAGGCCGGGTCGCGGGTGGCGAACATCGCCCCGAAGAAGCCGACGAGGTTGGGGTAGAGCACCTGCGAGCGGATCCCGTGCTTGTCCATCCACCGCAGCCGCGCGTGCGGGTCGGTGGCGCCCGCCCACGTGTCGGTGTCGAGCAGAGGGTGCTCGTCGGCCGCACCGGCCGCGCCCATGATTCGCTCGCCGCCCGAGAACCACGCACGCCTGCCGTCGGGCCCCGCCTCGACGTGGGGCGTCTCGTCGCCCCACTTCGACGGCATGCGGCTCGTCCACAGGTCCGGCGGCTCGCTGACATGGGTGTCGACGTCGTGCACCTCGATGGCGTCGAGCCGTTCCTCGATCGATGCTGTTTCGACCATTGGTTCCTCCCTGGTACTGATCGATCGGGTGGGCTAGTGCGTCACCCGTTTGCGCATGGCGAGCAGGCCCTCGAGCGTGAAGCCGGGGGCCTGGCAGTAGGCGATGGTCCGGCGTTCGTTCGCCTCGACCTCGCGGACCTTGTCCGGGAGAGCGGAGACGGCCTCGTCGGGCACGTGGACCACACCGTGCAGGTCGGCGTGGAGCAGGTCGCCGTGCCGGACGGCGAGCCCGCCGACGGCCACCGGCCCGCCGACCTCCAGCAGGCGCAGCACACCCTTGGACGGGACGAGCCCGCCGGCGAACGTGCGGAAGCCGACCGCCTGCATCTCCGGCAGGTCGCGGACGACGCCGTTGGTGATCACCGCGTGGCAGTCGAGGGCGACCATCACGTTGGCGTGCACCTCTCCCCACATGCTCCCGTGCCCCGGCGGCTCGGCGACGTCCTCCATGACGATCACACGGGGTGTCGGGAGCGTGGCGACGTACTCCCACAGGTCCGCGAGCTGCAACGACGGCCCGTCGCCGCCCTGGTCCCGCCGGGTGACGACCTTGGCCGTGGCCGCGTGGCCCATGACCGGGGGCAGGGTCGGCGTGAGGCAGCGGATCGACGAGTCGGTGTAGCCCTCGTCCCCAGGGCGCAGGTCGAGCAGCTCGATGGCGTTGACGATCGACGGGGTGGAGATGCGGGACAGCTCCAGGACGAGCTCTCGATCGACGGTCATGACGTCTCCTCCTGGCTCGGGCCGGCGGCGGTTCGCCGGTGGTGGGCGGCGCGCTCGTCGAACGTCGAGGAACCCGTGCGCAGCAGCGAGTTGGCCATGCGGTCGATGTGGCGTTGGGCGTTGCGGTCGGGGACGTCGGCGGCGAGGTCGACGACGAGCTTGGCGAGGCCCAGGGTCTCGGCGCGGATCGCGATCAGCTCGCGGCAGAAGGCGTAGACCTCGTCGAGCAGCGTCTCCTCCGGGAGGACCTGGTGCACGAGGCCGATCTCGACAGCCTTCTGCGCCGTGATCCTCTGGCCCGCCATCGCCAGCCACTTCGCCCAGTGCGGCCCGACGAGCCGGGTGAGGCGGGTGGTGCCCCCGCTGCCGGCGAGCACACCGAGCCCCGGCTCGGGCAGGCCCCACGCGGTGCGGGGGGTGCAGAACCGGAAGTCGCACGCGACGGCCGTCTCGACGCCCCAGCCGAGCACGGTCCCCTGGGCGGCGAGGACGATCGGCTTCTCCGTGGTCTCCATCTCGTCGTAGAGGAGGTGATGGCTGCGGTAGTTGCGCCGATAGCTCCAACCCGGGTGCAGGTGGGCCGTCTCGGGGTTCGCCGGGCGCCGGCCGGCTCCGTGAGCCAGGTCGATGCCGGCGCTGAAGTAGCTGCCCACGGCGGTGATGACCATGCACCGCAGGTCGTCGCGGTCCATCAGCGCGTCCAACGCCGACCACAGCGCGTCGGTCATGGCGGGGTTCACCGCGTTGCGCTTCTCGTCGCGGTCGAACGTCACGGTGATGATCCCGACCTCGGGCTCTGTGATCGTCACCTCCGGATGATCACTCACCGTGGTCGCCCGTGGCGAGCGGCTGGGTCGTCGGGCGCCGGCTCCAGGCGGGGGGACGCTTGGCGAGGAACGCGCCGAACCCCTCCGTGACCTCCGGGCTGCTGGCGGCCGCCTCCTGGCTCGACTCGTCGACCACGCCGTACGAGGCGTTGACCGCCCGGCGCCAGGCGTTGCGCGCCAGCGGCGCCGCCTCCAGCAGCTCGTAGGCGGCCTCCTCGGCGGCCTGTTCGAGCTCGTCGTGGGCGACCACCCGCTCGACGAGGCCGATGGCGCAGGCCTCGCGGGCGTCGACCCGGCGGCCCGTGAGCATCAGATCGCGGGCCCTCCCGACGCCGACGTGCGCGGGCAGGACCGCGGCGAACCACATGTCGGGAAAGCCCCGCAGCAGCTCGGGGGCGCGGAACACCGCCCGGTCGCTGGCGACGGCGACATCCGAGAGCAGGGCGAGCAGCAGGCCGGAGGCCTGGCAGATGCCGTTCACGGCGGTCACGACCGGAACGCGGCTGTGCCGCAGGGCCCCGAAGGGCAGGACCTGCCCGGGCCAGGGCTCGGCCTGCGTGGGGTCTCCCATGTCGCCGCCCGGCACGAACACGTCGCCGGTCCCCGTGAGCACGAGCGCTTCGAGCTCGTCGGAGGCAGTGACCAGCTCCAAGGCCCGGCCGATGCCCCGGTACATGGCGGGGCTCAGGGCGTTCCGCGCCTCGGGGCGGTCGATCGTGCACCACGCGAGGACGCCTCGGCGCTCGAGGACGAGGTGCGGTGTACCGAGGTCGATCACTCGTGAGCCCACTGCATCTCCCCTCCTCCGTCGCCGGGCGGCCGTTCGGCGCCGCGCTCCTTCACCGTGTCGCCACCATACGGAACTTAACTTCCTGTTGTCCATTGGACCTCAAGTGTAGTAATTGTTCCGAATCATGAAGCTCGGCCTCCACCTCCCCCAGTCGGGCCCTCGCACCACGGTCGACGCGGTCCTCCGGGTCGCCCGTGCCGCCGAGGACTCCGGCTACCACTCGCTCTGGGTGTTCGATCACCTGATCGGGCCCGCGAAGGTCGCGAGCCGGTACCCGGGGACCGCCGACGGCGCCTACGACTTCGATCCGTCCTTCCCCTACCTCGAGGCCACCGCTCTGCTCGGGGCCGTCGCCGGTGCCACCACGCGGATCCGCCTGGGGACGCGGGTGCTGGTCTCGATCCTGCGGCCGCCGGTGATCCTCGCCAAGCAGCTCGCCACCGTGGATGCCTTCGCCGGGGGGCGCCTTCTGCTCGGCGTCGGGACCGGGTGGATGAAGGAGGAGTTCGACGCCGTAGGCGTCGGCATGGACCGGCGGCTCGCCCGGCTCGACGAGCACACGGAGCTGATGCAGCGCGCCTGGCAGCAAGGCGTGAGCTCGTTCGCCGGCGACTTCTACCGCCACGTCGAGGCCGGCTTCCACCCGCAGCCGCCGCAGCCCGGGAACCGGATCCCTGTGCTGCTCGGAGGGTTTCGCGACGCGGTGCTGCGGCGGGTTGCGGCCTACGCCGACGGCTGGGCCGTCTACTCGCCCCCGACGCCCGGGCGCGACACCCACGAGCTGCTGCCGCCCGCGGTGCTCGCCGAGCGACTGGATGCGCTCCGCCGCTTCTGCGACGAGGCCGGTCGGGACTTCTCCGAGCTGGTCATCGTGACCGGGGGCAAGCTGTCGAGCGAGCCGGCCGACCTGGCCGCGCACGCCCGCCTGGGCGTGACGGTCTGCGACCTGGTCAGCTTCGCCCCGCCCGACGCCCTCATCGAGCGGGCCACCCGGCTGGCCGAGACCGTAGGGACCGAGATCACGGGCTGACCGGCGAGCGGGCGTCGCTCAGCGCCCCCGGTACACGGGCGGGCGTCCTTCGGCCCGGGCGGAGCGGGCTTCGGCCACGTCGTCGCTGGCGTACAGAGCCATGAGCACCGGGAGCTCCGCCCGGAGCTCGTCGAGGACCCGGCCGCGGTGCACCTGGTCGACGAGGTGCTTGAACATGCGCACGGCCAACGGAGGCCTGCTGGCCAGGCGCCGGGCGATCTCGAGGGCACGCTCGTCGAGCTGGTCCGGATCGACCAGCCAGTCGGCCAGCCCCCAGGCGACGGCCTGGTCGGCGTCGATGGTCTCGCCGGTCATGAGCAGGTGCTTCGCCCGTGACGGGCCGGCGAGCACGGTGGCCAGGCCGGCGCCGCCGTTGTCGGTCGACAGCCCGTGGTTGACCTCGGGGAAGCCGATCGAGGTCCCACGGGCGATCACCCGGATGTCGGCCGACAGCGCGATCTCGAGCCCCACGCCGAGCACGTGGCCCTTGAGCGCCGCGACCACCGGTTTGGGACAGGTGACGAGACGAACGGCTGCCTCCTGCACCTGCCCGGCGAAGGCGTACAGCCCCCGGTCGCCGTGGTGCCCGAGGGCCGTCGTGTCGCGGCCGGAGGAGAACGACGGCCCCTCGCCGCGCAGGAGGACGGCCCGGACCGAGTCGTCGTCGATCGCGTCGGCCACGGCGGCCCACAACGCCTCCTGGAGGGCGTCGTCGAGGGCGTTGTGCTTGGCCGGCCGGTTCAGCGAGACGACCGAGACCCCGTCGACCAGTTCGGTCCTGAGCACGCTAGACATCCGTCCCTCCGCTCCCTTCGAGGTCGTACTCCCCCAGCTCCGGGGGCGACGTCGCCGCCCGAAGCGGGCCCCGCCGGGCGAAGAGCGCCGGGTAGCGGACCGTGCGCACCGGTCCCATGCCCGGCCAGTCGTCCAGCTCGTAGATCTCGTTGTGCGCCACCTGCGGGTCGGCGAGGTGCTCGTCGATGGTGAGGCACGGGGCCGCGGGAACGTCGTGGGCGTCGAAGAGGGCCAGCCACTCGGCCTGGGGGCGCCCCCGGAGGACCCGTTCGAGCCGCTCGAACAGCAACGCGGCCGACTCAGCCGCGGTCGGCTGCGCGCGCAGCTCGTCGACCCACTCCGGATGGCCGACCGCCCGGCACAGGGCGCCGACCTGAGCACCGCTCACCGGCGCGAGGACGAGCCAGCCGTCGCTCGCCGGCAGCGGCCGGAGGGAGGTCGCCTGGACGTTCGTGGCCTCCTCCGGCTGGCCCTCCACGAACGTGCGGTTGGCGAACAGCTCGACGAAGTCGACGTAGGCCGCGACGTCGAGCATGGCGATGTCGATGCGCTCACCCGAGCCGTCGCGCTCCCGCGCAAAGAGACCGGCGAGCACCGCCTGGGCGGCCAGGATGCCCGTGGTCTTGTCGACCGGATAGCCGGGGAGCAGTACCGGCGTCCCGTCGGGCGAGCCGGCATGGCACAGCGCGCTCCGGGCCTGGACGACGGAGTCGAAGGCCGGCGCCCCCGCTTCCGGGCCCGCGGCGCCGTATCCGGTGATGTAGACGCGGATGAGGCGCTCGTTGGCCGCGGCCAGCGCGGCATCGCCGAGGCGGAGCCGATCGGCCACGTCCGGGCGCCAGTTGCACATGAAGACATCGCTCTGCGCCACGAGGTCGAGCAGTGCCTGCCTGTCGGCGGGCGACTTGAGGTCGAGCGCGACGCTGCGCTTGCCGCGGTTGCAGTTGGCGAACTCGGCGCTCACCGGCGTGGTCGGCCGGCGGAACCGCCGGAACGGATCGCCCGTCGGTGGCTCGACCTTGATGACCTCGGCGCCGAGGTCGGCGAGCATCAGTCCCGCGTAGGGACCGCTCACCCAGCTCGACGCCTCGACCACGCGCACACCGGCAAGGGGCGGCTGTGCGATCGCGCCCATCAGTACGACCTCGGCAGGCCGAGGACGTGCTCGGCCACGAAGTTCATGACCATCTCCTGGGAGATCGGCGCGAGCTTCATCAGTCGGGACTCGCGCCAGTAGCGCTCGACGTCGTACTCCTTGGCGTACCCGAAGCCTCCGAGCGTCTGCACCGCCCGGTCAGCCGCGAAGTGCCCGGCGTCGGCCGCCAGCCACTTGGCCAGGTTGGCCTGCTCGGCGCACGCGAGGCCCCGGTCGTAGCGCCACGAGGCCTCGCGGATGACCAGCTCTGCCGCGTGCAGGCGAGTGTGGGCCTCGGCGAGCGGGAACGAGATGCCCTGGTTCTGGCCGATGGGCCGGCCGAACACCTCACGCTCGCGTGCGTAGTCGACCGCCCGGGCCAGGGCCCGCTTGCCGGTGCCCAGCGCCTCGGCCGCGACCAGGATGCGCTCGGGGTTGAGCCCGTCGAGCAGGTAGTGGAAGCCGCGGCCCTCCTCGCCGACGCGATCGGCCATCGACACGGGCAGGTCGTCGTAGCGCACCTCGCACGAGACCACGGCGTTCCGGCCCGCCTTGGGGATCGGTCGGATGTCCACCTCGGGGCGCTGGAGGTCGGCGAGGAGCAGCGTCATCCCGTCGGTGCGCCGCTCGCATTGCTCGAGGGGGGTGGTGCGCACCAGCAGCAGCACCTTCTCGCAGAGCGAGGCCTTGGTGGTCCAGACCTTGCGGCCCCGGACCAGGTAGCGATCGCCGTCGGGTATCGCCCTCGTCGTGATGGAGGTGGTGTCGGTACCGGCGTCCGGCTCCGTCACACCGAAGGCGACGTGGAGGTCGCCGGCGGCGACGCGGGGCAGGTACTTGGCCTTCATCTCGTCCGAGCCGTGCTTGACGACCGGGTTCATGCCGAAGATCGACAGGTGCAGGGCGCTGCATCCGTTCATCGCCGCTCCGGACGCCGCGATCTCCTCGAGCACGATCGACGCCTCGGTGATCCCCTGGTCGCCGCCGCCGTACTCGTCGGGGATGGCGATGCCGACCCAGCCGCCGGCCGCCATGACGTCGTAGAACTCGTGCGGGAACTGGTGGGCTTCGTCGCACTCCCGCCAGTAGCGGTCGTCGAACCTGCGGCACGTCGAGCGGACCGCCTCCCGGATCTCGTCCTCGGCCTCCGCTGAGCTGAAGTCCACCTCGTCCCCCTCTGGGTCTATTCCGGTTGTGGCCCGAGCAGGCGTGCGACGCGCTCGGCGACCGCTGGGCTGGCGAGCAGTCGGGGCTGCACCTCCGCGCACTCGGCCAGGTGGGCGGGCAGCTCCCGCCGCAGGGTCGACCGGTGCAGCGACGTGTAGGCGAGCACGGTCTCCCGGGGAAGATCGGCCAGAGCAGTGGCCCGGCCGAGAGCCGCGTCGAGCGCAGAACCGGAGGACACGGCCTCGCCAAGGCCCCAGCGCTCGGCCTCGGGGCCGGTGATGCGCGGCTGCTGTTCGAGCAGCCGCCAGAGGATCGACGGGTTCAGCAGCCGAAGCAGCAGCTCCCCTCCCGCTCCGGGGATGACTCCGATGCGCCCCCACCCCTGCATCATCCAGCCTCGGGGGCCGATCAGTCGGCAGTTGCAGGCGAGTGCCAGGTCGAACCCGAGCCCGACGGCCGGTCCGTCGACGGCGGCGATGACGGGGATCGGCGCGTCGACGACCGCCCTGATCAACCGATGGGCGACGTTCTCGACGAGCGACCGTCGTTCCGTCTCGGACAGCGCCGACCGGGACGTCACCTTCCGGAGGTTGGCGCCAGCGCAGAACGCTCCGTTTCCGGTCAGCACGATGACGCTCGTGTCGCCGCCGGCGGCCTCTTCCAGCGCCGCCGAGAGGTCCGACATCTGGTCGACGTCGAGCGCGTTGCGCTTCTCGGGCCAGTCGAGCGTGACCAGCGTCGTACCGTCCTGCCGGCTGATCCCGATGCCCATCAGACCGCCTCCTCGCCGAGGCGCGC
This is a stretch of genomic DNA from Acidimicrobiales bacterium. It encodes these proteins:
- a CDS encoding enoyl-CoA hydratase/isomerase family protein — its product is MLRTELVDGVSVVSLNRPAKHNALDDALQEALWAAVADAIDDDSVRAVLLRGEGPSFSSGRDTTALGHHGDRGLYAFAGQVQEAAVRLVTCPKPVVAALKGHVLGVGLEIALSADIRVIARGTSIGFPEVNHGLSTDNGGAGLATVLAGPSRAKHLLMTGETIDADQAVAWGLADWLVDPDQLDERALEIARRLASRPPLAVRMFKHLVDQVHRGRVLDELRAELPVLMALYASDDVAEARSARAEGRPPVYRGR
- a CDS encoding hydantoinase/oxoprolinase family protein, which codes for MTLTIDIDTGGTFTDGVFTRDGVAHGVKVLTTPHDLTVGMLECIDAGAGVLGLPVQEMLREALAVRFSSTIATNAILERRGPAIGLIVSAGAEHDLYGAPLVEAGIVRPELVAGVATPVDLDATRVVVERLLDGGARALVVSLDGSWHDPGPERAVRAAVRSLYPPYYLGAVRVFLASELSALPGAAERTGTAALNAFVHDRLARSIYRVEEELRRRGLRHPLLLVHGHAGLARSAKTLAVHTYNSGPVAGVRGAAAATSDLGKVAVTLDIGGTSADVSLAESDGSSLTWTGSVGLVPTHVPSVPVDALPIGGGSIAWADGAGLQLGPRSAGAHPGPACFDRGGAEATLTDANLLLGLLDADAFHGGRLPLVRARAEVALGALAAASGIELGEVARRVRDRAEAVIADGLSALLARRGVDAADAVLVAYGGGGPLHAAGIAGRAGIGRVLVPDHAAVFSALGVSSLDVAHHYPLLVTGPVAPQAVSDMLGAARRDMEAEGFAGSDQHTDLELVDPRRPGVVRWRHAFAAPPTASDLVPLVAELDEVAMEGDLLVLTMTALTPHPDSAPAPADAGEPGRRPVDWGDGPTDTPVIPAASLGDGATVEGPALAAGPDTTVVVPPGWRLTRTSRSGLVVEAVR
- a CDS encoding RraA family protein; amino-acid sequence: MTVDRELVLELSRISTPSIVNAIELLDLRPGDEGYTDSSIRCLTPTLPPVMGHAATAKVVTRRDQGGDGPSLQLADLWEYVATLPTPRVIVMEDVAEPPGHGSMWGEVHANVMVALDCHAVITNGVVRDLPEMQAVGFRTFAGGLVPSKGVLRLLEVGGPVAVGGLAVRHGDLLHADLHGVVHVPDEAVSALPDKVREVEANERRTIAYCQAPGFTLEGLLAMRKRVTH
- a CDS encoding amidohydrolase family protein, coding for MVETASIEERLDAIEVHDVDTHVSEPPDLWTSRMPSKWGDETPHVEAGPDGRRAWFSGGERIMGAAGAADEHPLLDTDTWAGATDPHARLRWMDKHGIRSQVLYPNLVGFFGAMFATRDPAFGIDVYRAYNDFQTDFSSVAPDRLIPLANLPFWDLDASVAELERCHGMGHKGLNFGFRFEQIGLPRLRDMHWDPILRRAEEMGWSVNFHVGFSGNPADDPALQFDVDHSDFDRVKFAAALFAGNMQCIAELIMSGLCKRYPTLKFVSVESGIGFIPYLIEALDWQFVNQNLHRTHPDWLRPSEYFRRQIYGCFWFEQDVARLADLYPDNFMFESDYPHPTSLTPADDLEFVLGPRETIIANLATLPDDLLRKVVHDNAARVYGLD
- a CDS encoding enoyl-CoA hydratase/isomerase family protein yields the protein MGIGISRQDGTTLVTLDWPEKRNALDVDQMSDLSAALEEAAGGDTSVIVLTGNGAFCAGANLRKVTSRSALSETERRSLVENVAHRLIRAVVDAPIPVIAAVDGPAVGLGFDLALACNCRLIGPRGWMMQGWGRIGVIPGAGGELLLRLLNPSILWRLLEQQPRITGPEAERWGLGEAVSSGSALDAALGRATALADLPRETVLAYTSLHRSTLRRELPAHLAECAEVQPRLLASPAVAERVARLLGPQPE
- a CDS encoding enoyl-CoA hydratase/isomerase family protein produces the protein MTITEPEVGIITVTFDRDEKRNAVNPAMTDALWSALDALMDRDDLRCMVITAVGSYFSAGIDLAHGAGRRPANPETAHLHPGWSYRRNYRSHHLLYDEMETTEKPIVLAAQGTVLGWGVETAVACDFRFCTPRTAWGLPEPGLGVLAGSGGTTRLTRLVGPHWAKWLAMAGQRITAQKAVEIGLVHQVLPEETLLDEVYAFCRELIAIRAETLGLAKLVVDLAADVPDRNAQRHIDRMANSLLRTGSSTFDERAAHHRRTAAGPSQEETS
- a CDS encoding CoA transferase, with the protein product MGAIAQPPLAGVRVVEASSWVSGPYAGLMLADLGAEVIKVEPPTGDPFRRFRRPTTPVSAEFANCNRGKRSVALDLKSPADRQALLDLVAQSDVFMCNWRPDVADRLRLGDAALAAANERLIRVYITGYGAAGPEAGAPAFDSVVQARSALCHAGSPDGTPVLLPGYPVDKTTGILAAQAVLAGLFARERDGSGERIDIAMLDVAAYVDFVELFANRTFVEGQPEEATNVQATSLRPLPASDGWLVLAPVSGAQVGALCRAVGHPEWVDELRAQPTAAESAALLFERLERVLRGRPQAEWLALFDAHDVPAAPCLTIDEHLADPQVAHNEIYELDDWPGMGPVRTVRYPALFARRGPLRAATSPPELGEYDLEGSGGTDV
- a CDS encoding acyl-CoA dehydrogenase family protein, translating into MDFSSAEAEDEIREAVRSTCRRFDDRYWRECDEAHQFPHEFYDVMAAGGWVGIAIPDEYGGGDQGITEASIVLEEIAASGAAMNGCSALHLSIFGMNPVVKHGSDEMKAKYLPRVAAGDLHVAFGVTEPDAGTDTTSITTRAIPDGDRYLVRGRKVWTTKASLCEKVLLLVRTTPLEQCERRTDGMTLLLADLQRPEVDIRPIPKAGRNAVVSCEVRYDDLPVSMADRVGEEGRGFHYLLDGLNPERILVAAEALGTGKRALARAVDYAREREVFGRPIGQNQGISFPLAEAHTRLHAAELVIREASWRYDRGLACAEQANLAKWLAADAGHFAADRAVQTLGGFGYAKEYDVERYWRESRLMKLAPISQEMVMNFVAEHVLGLPRSY
- a CDS encoding enoyl-CoA hydratase/isomerase family protein, giving the protein MGSRVIDLGTPHLVLERRGVLAWCTIDRPEARNALSPAMYRGIGRALELVTASDELEALVLTGTGDVFVPGGDMGDPTQAEPWPGQVLPFGALRHSRVPVVTAVNGICQASGLLLALLSDVAVASDRAVFRAPELLRGFPDMWFAAVLPAHVGVGRARDLMLTGRRVDAREACAIGLVERVVAHDELEQAAEEAAYELLEAAPLARNAWRRAVNASYGVVDESSQEAAASSPEVTEGFGAFLAKRPPAWSRRPTTQPLATGDHGE
- a CDS encoding TIGR03619 family F420-dependent LLM class oxidoreductase, with translation MKLGLHLPQSGPRTTVDAVLRVARAAEDSGYHSLWVFDHLIGPAKVASRYPGTADGAYDFDPSFPYLEATALLGAVAGATTRIRLGTRVLVSILRPPVILAKQLATVDAFAGGRLLLGVGTGWMKEEFDAVGVGMDRRLARLDEHTELMQRAWQQGVSSFAGDFYRHVEAGFHPQPPQPGNRIPVLLGGFRDAVLRRVAAYADGWAVYSPPTPGRDTHELLPPAVLAERLDALRRFCDEAGRDFSELVIVTGGKLSSEPADLAAHARLGVTVCDLVSFAPPDALIERATRLAETVGTEITG